The following coding sequences are from one Manduca sexta isolate Smith_Timp_Sample1 chromosome 7, JHU_Msex_v1.0, whole genome shotgun sequence window:
- the LOC115441405 gene encoding uncharacterized protein LOC115441405 isoform X1 — MKQTLIIITLVTLADGFKQKFFSQSLDTEPSISILYARDKRSDKITNECLIEMYPKNLYKYPLHIDRNDIPCIIHCVLKKFGIMTNDGFINIKNYYRRVQAIHRYDPRILISDVGETCAQNINGMNLDHDVCKKAKIFNDCTQLYAISYREPEEWR; from the exons ATGAAAC AAACACTGATCATCATAACATTAGTGACTCTCGCCGACGGTTTCAAACAAAAGTTTTTCTCACAAAGTTTGGACACGGAGCCATCGATATCAATACTGTACGCACGCGACAAAAGAAGCGACAAAATAACAAACGAATGTCTGATAGAAATGTATCCGAAGAACTTGTATAAATATCCTCTACACATAGATAGAAACGATATACCGTGCATAATCCATTGCGTGTTGAAAAAGTTTGGTATCATGACCAACGatggttttattaacatcaaGAACTATTACCGAAGAGTACAAGCCATCCATCGATACGATCCTAGGATTTTGATCTCGGATGTCGGCGAAACTTGTGCGCAAAACATAAATGGCATGAACCTCGACCACGACGTTTGTAAGAAGGCGAAAATATTCAATGATTGTACACAATTGTACGCAATTTCCTACAGAGAACCCGAAGAGTGGAGGTGa
- the LOC115441405 gene encoding uncharacterized protein LOC115441405 isoform X2, whose translation MKHLLLSAVLLCTCHARISVMYAHDKLSDMVAEQCLNEMYPKSKRIEIQESDEPCIIFCVLKKFGIMSANGVINLEVFRKRVQNSHQHEQRNTMNDIGSNCLESAEATQHKQDVCKKAKVFNDCTHLYRILLK comes from the exons ATGAAAC ATCTTCTGCTCTCCGCTGTTCTTCTTTGCACGTGTCACGCTCGTATATCGGTTATGTATGCTCACGACAAACTAAGCGACATGGTGGCTGAGCAGTGTCTAAACGAGATGTATCCGAAGAGCAAACGCATCGAGATCCAGGAGTCAGACGAGCCGTGCATCATCTTCTGCGTGCTAAAGAAGTTCGGCATCATGAGCGCCAATGGAGTGATTAATTTGGAGGTATTTAG GAAGCGGGTCCAAAACTCGCACCAGCACGAACAGCGAAACACCATGAACGACATCGGAAGCAACTGCCTAGAGAGCGCGGAGGCCACGCAGCACAAACAGGACGTGTGCAAGAAGGCCAAGGTGTTCAACGACTGCACTCATTTGTACAGGATCTTGTTGAAATAA
- the LOC115441404 gene encoding uncharacterized protein LOC115441404 isoform X2: MLVLKFLLCALTSALAMKQHAPSGTMVDFTDAKVQGHLDALVRMAQSCVIKVRATPKDVRAYFTNSSPVSRSGQCFAACMLEQSDVVNHGKINRELLVHLASLVNGKNSRVVRKLNSVSRLCLDSIDGMSDRCQLASTYNDCLNENMIEFAFPLDIAEEAVRKMPFHLIQPK, encoded by the exons ATGTTAGTCCTGAAATTTCTGCTTTGTGCATTAACAAGTGCGCTTGCGATGAAGCAGCACGCGCCCTCGGGGACCATGGTCGACTTTACAGATGCCAAG GTTCAAGGTCATCTAGACGCGTTGGTGCGCATGGCTCAGTCGTGCGTGATCAAGGTTCGAGCCACGCCGAAGGACGTGCGAGCGTACTTCACCAACTCCTCACCCGTTTCGCGCTCGGGCCAATGCTTTGCTGCCTGCATGCTTGAGCAGAGTGATGTGGTTAATCATGGAAAG ATAAACAGGGAGCTGTTAGTCCACCTAGCCAGCTTGGTGAACGGCAAGAACTCCCGCGTGGTGAGGAAGTTAAACAGCGTCTCCCGGCTTTGCCTGGACAGTATAGACGGAATGTCTGATAGATGCCAACTAGCTTCCACCTATAACGACTGCCTGAATGAAAACATGATCGAATTCGCCTTCCCTCTAGATATAGCTGAGGAGGCAGTTAGGAAGATGCCCTTTCATCTAATACAACCTAAGTAA
- the LOC115441404 gene encoding uncharacterized protein LOC115441404 isoform X1: MLVLKFLLCALTSALAMKQHAPSGTMVDFTDAKVQGHLDALVRMAQSCVIKVRATPKDVRAYFTNSSPVSRSGQCFAACMLEQSDVVNHGKINRELLVHLASLVNGKNSRVVRKLNSVSRLCLDSIDGMSDRCQLASTYNDCLNENMIEFAFPLDIAEEAVRKMPFHLIQPNLPQEMRPANY; this comes from the exons ATGTTAGTCCTGAAATTTCTGCTTTGTGCATTAACAAGTGCGCTTGCGATGAAGCAGCACGCGCCCTCGGGGACCATGGTCGACTTTACAGATGCCAAG GTTCAAGGTCATCTAGACGCGTTGGTGCGCATGGCTCAGTCGTGCGTGATCAAGGTTCGAGCCACGCCGAAGGACGTGCGAGCGTACTTCACCAACTCCTCACCCGTTTCGCGCTCGGGCCAATGCTTTGCTGCCTGCATGCTTGAGCAGAGTGATGTGGTTAATCATGGAAAG ATAAACAGGGAGCTGTTAGTCCACCTAGCCAGCTTGGTGAACGGCAAGAACTCCCGCGTGGTGAGGAAGTTAAACAGCGTCTCCCGGCTTTGCCTGGACAGTATAGACGGAATGTCTGATAGATGCCAACTAGCTTCCACCTATAACGACTGCCTGAATGAAAACATGATCGAATTCGCCTTCCCTCTAGATATAGCTGAGGAGGCAGTTAGGAAGATGCCCTTTCATCTAATACAACCTAA CTTACCTCAAGAAATGCGGCCGGcaaattattga